The Paenibacillus spongiae nucleotide sequence CACTCCGAATGTATCGTGACAGCGAATCAGGAGAATGCCGTTCGCTTTCTTCAGGAAGTCGATGCCGCTGCGGTATACCATAACGCCTCTACCCGGTTCACAGACGGCTTTGAGTTCGGCTTCGGAGCCGAGATCGGCATCAGCACGCAGAAGCTGCACGCACGCGGTCCGATGGGCCTGCCTGCCCTTACCTCGACGAAATACCGTATCTACGGAGCGGGTCAAATTCGCGGGTAACCGGGTTTCAACTTATTCTCAATCGCTTCCCATTACATGTTCACGAGGTGTATGCAATGACTTTGATCTCTTCTTCATCCGGGTTGAAGCCGGAAACCAATTCCCTTCGCCTGTGCTTCTATGGCGCCGGCTCGATGGCTGAAGCTATCGTTCGCGGACTTCTGGACCGCGGTCTGGCGGATCCGTCGCGCGTCTCGATGCTGAACCGCAGCAATGTTGACCGGCTCGAAGAGCTGGCCGACAGATATGGGGTTCAGGTATCATCGGAGCAGGACGCGAATGCGCAGAGATCGATGCTTCGCGAGGCGGATGTTATTTTTCTAAGCATGAAACCCAAAGATGCCGCCGATGCAATCCGCAAGCTGCAGGGAATAGTAACATCCAGCCAGCTGATTATTTCGGTTATTGCGGGTTTATCGATTCAGACCATTCAACAGCTGCTCGGCCAGAAGGCTTCTATCGTCCGCACGATGCCGAACACGTCCAGTACGATCGGACTCGGTGCCACAGGCATCAGCTTCTCATCTACCGTGGATGATAATCAGCGCCAATTGGCCCAAGCCATGTTCGACTCCATTGGCTTGACCGCTATCGTTGACGAGCCGTTAATTGAGGCGGTTACGGGCGTTTCAGGTAGCGGACCGGCATATGTGTACTTCCTTATGGAAGCCATGATCAAAGCCGGCACTCAGCTTGGCCTCTCCGATGAGGCGGCTCGCGAGCTGACCGTGCAGACCGTGCTGGGAGCCGCTCAGATGGTGAAATCCACCGGCGATAACCCTGCGGAATTGCGGCGCAAAGTAACCTCTCCTAACGGAACGACGCAAGCGGCGATCGAGACGCTCGACAAGCATGATTTCACGAACGGCGTCATCCGCGCCGTCGCTCGGGCAGCCGAGCGCGCTTCCGAAATGGGAGCCGATATCGAAAGGAGTGCCTTATCTTGACAACTTCTGTTTGCGAAGCGACATACCGCTGCTATGACGATACAGCCGATTTTCATAAGAAAGCGCTCGGTATAGCCGTCGGACTGACGGTCGGCAGCTGGACCGATTTGCCTGAAGCGCGCAAGGCCGAGATGGAGAAGCATCTGGGCCGCGTCGTTTCGGTTCATGTGCACGAGCCTGAAGGCTTTCAGCCCGGCGAGAGGTATGCCGATTTGACCATCGCTTATCCGGATGTTAATTTCAGCCGGGACATCCCCGCCCTGCTCGTAACCGTCTTCGGCAAGCTGTCGATGGACGGACGGATCAAGCTGCTCGATTTGAATTTCTCTCCCGCCTTCACGGAAGCCTTCCCGGGTCCCAAATTCGGCGTAAGCGGCGTTCGGGACCGGCTCGGCATTCACGATCGCCCTCTGTTGATGAGCATCTTCAAATCCGTCATCGGACATGATCTGACGAACCTGCGGGAGCAGTTCTATCGTCAAGCGCTCGGAGGCGTCGATCTGATCAAGGATGACGAAATCTTGTTCGAGAACCCGCTCACTCCCCTTGAGAAACGGGTAGAAACCTGTATGGACGCTGCGCGTCAAGCCGAAGCGGAAACCGGCCAGAAGCTACTGTATGCCGTCAACTTGACCGGGCCTACGTCCCAGCTCGCCGCGAACGCCAAGCGCGCGATTGCAGCCGGCGCGAACGCGATTCTCTTTAATGCGCTCGCCTACGGCTACGACGTGCTGCATGAATTGAGCAGCGATCCGGACATTCACGTACCGATTGCAGCGCATCCGGCTCTTGCCGGCGCTTATTATCCTTCGCCGCATTACGGAATCGCAGCGCCTCTTCTGCTCGGCAAGCTGATGCGCCTCGCCGGAGCGGATCTCGTCCTGTTCCCGTCGCCTTACGGCTCGGTCGTCATGCCGAAGGAAGAGAATCTTGCCGTCCAATCGGCCTTGATCGATCCGGCATTACCGGTTCGCAGCAGCTTCCCGGTTCCTTCCGCAGGCATTCATCCCGGACTCGTCCCTCTCATTCTCCGCGATTTCGGCCATGAAGTCGTCGTTAATGCAGGCGGCGGAATTCACGGTCATCCAATGGGAACAGCGGCAGGCGGTCAAGCGTTCCGTCAAGCTATTGCCGCGGCACAAGACGGAATATCGCTGCCTGTAGCTGCAGCACAGCCCGGCAATGAAGCGTTGAAAGCAGCTATTGAACGATGGGGGTTTAAGGAATGACATCACGTGGTACAGACGCAGCAAACAAGAAGCGCGTCATTTTTTGCGATTTTGACGGTACGATCACAGAGAACGATAACATCATTGCAATCATCAAGCATTTCAATCCGCCAGGCTGGGAGCCGATCGTTAACGATATTATCGGCCAGCGCAAATCGGTCCGGCAAGGTGTCGGCGAGCTGTTTCGGCTGATACCGTCTTCCATGGAGCGGGAGGTTATCGATTATGCGGTTGGCAACGCACGGATCCGAGGCGGATTCGAAGAGCTTCTCGCATACAGCAAGGCGAACGATATCGACTTTTATGTTACGAGCGGCGGCATCGATTTCTTCGTGCATGCATTGCTTGCTCCTTATGGCATACCGGCAGATCACATCTTCTGCAACGGCAGCGATTTCTCAGGCGAACGGATCGAGATCACCTGGCCTCACCCTTGCGATGATCATTGCAGCAACGATTGCGGCATGTGCAAGCCGGCGATTATCCGCCGTTTTCCCGCCGAGCAATACACACGCATCTTGATTGGCGACAGCGTAACGGATTTCGAAGGCGCGAAGCTGGCCGATCTCGTATTTGCACGTTCCCATCTGATTGCGAAATGCAAGGAGCTGGGATTACCGTATCATGAATTCAGCACGTTTCATGACGTGGTCGAAATACTGCAGCAACAGGAGGCAAACGTTCGATGACCATACAGGATGTACGATTAGAGGAAAAGCAGCAGGCGCTCGCAGAGCTTCGTGACATCAAAAGCTTGTTTGCCGCGCGAGGCTGGTTTCCCGGTACGAGCGGGAATCTTTCTATACGGGTCGGCGAATTCGAGGCTGACAATTTTCAATTTGCCATTACGGCGAGCGGTAAAGACAAGTCGATTTCAACGCCGGAGGATTTTCTGTTCGTCGATCAGAGCGGACAAGCCTGCGAAAAGACCAGCCTGAAGCCTTCCGCCGAAACGCTCATTCACAGCGAGATTTACCGGCTGACCGGCTGCGGCGCTATTTTTCATATCCACAGCGTATTCAACAGTATCGTTTCCGAGCTCTTCTGGAGCCGCAAATCGATTCCGGTGGATGGCGTCGAGCTGATCAAAGCCTTCAATATCTGGGAAGAGGAAGCGCATATCGAAATACCGATTGTCTCGAACTTCGCCCATATTCCGAGCATCGTTCCTGAAATCACGGAGCGGCTTGACCCCCGCATTCCGGGCATTATGCTGCGCAAGCACGGCATCTATGCATGGGGGGCCAATGCATTCGAGGCGAAGCGGCACCTGGAGGCGTTCGAATTTATATTCGAATACGTTTATCGCTGGGAGCTTCTTAATCGGCGATAGCAAGCATTGACGTTGACATTGACGTTGCGTCAACGTTTACAATAAGAGCTGAGGTGATGGATTCCATGCGGATGCATATACACGAAGCGGCGAAATTGCTCGGGACGACGCCCCGGGCAATTCGTTTTTACGAAGAGAAAGGGCTGCTTGCACCTGTAAAATCGCCTGAGAACGGATACCGCAGCTATGAGGACACTGATATAAACCGGCTCCGCTGGATCGTCTCCCTGCGTGAGCTCGGACTTCCTATAACCGCGATCCGCGAAGCGATAGCCAGCAAGGAAGCTGCGGCTTCGCCGGATGACCAGCATTTGCTCCTAAGCAAGCTGGATGAATCGCGCCAGGCCATCTATCGCGAGTGGAGCAATTTGTCCCAAGCCCTCCAAGCACTTGACTCAGTTATGCGCGCCGGTTTCCATCGAGGCGGCTTGACGTTAGACGATATCGAGGCGGCAGCTTCGCATGTCCGGGAGGCATCGGCTGTTCGGGATTCCTGGCATGCAAGGATCGATTACGACGGACTTGCCGCGCAATATCGGGAGGAGGCCGTCCTTCAATCATTGGCTCCACACATTGATATCCGCCAGTATGAACTGGCGCATCGCCAGGTGGAGCAATGGCTGGAGCCTGCCGAGGCGGAGCATGGCGTCGATTTGGGAGCGGGAACGGGCGTTTTGGCAGAAAGGCTTACTCGTGACGGCGCTATGATGACCGCAGTTGAGCAATCCCCTGCTATGCTGGCCATTCTCCGGAAGCAGCACCCCGACGTGGAGGCCAAGCTCGGCAACCTGCTTGCCCTTCCTTTTCAACAGCCGTCCTTTCATTTTGCCGTCAGCACGTTCACGCTCCATACGCTGGACCAGCGCGAGCAGCTGCTTGCTCTTGCCGAGATGGACCGCATCCTTTTGCCCGGCGGGCGAATCTGCTTAGCAGGACTGTCCGATCCAGCGAGCGCTGCCATTGCAGCAATACCGGAGGAAGCTAGTCCGGATCGACTGTCTACGAAGAACATAAGCAGACTTGCAGCTGAACTGGAAAGACGGGGCTACGATACATTCATCTCCGAGCCTTCCTCATCCATATGGATTTTGTTCGCGAAGCAGCAAATAGGGTAGACCCCTCTGCTTAAATCAGCTCGGGTGTACCCTATTCCTTCTCGAGCATTCCCAGCCGCTCGGCCGCTTGAACCGCCAGCTCGATTTCATTCAATCCGTGGCAGTAAGCCTCCGTCACTTCGAACAATTCCGGGAGCGGCAGCTTGTGAAAATAAGGCTCCACTTCAGCTTCGGCAGTAAACCAATCCCGGTCCGAACGGGATTCCTCTACCGGCCGATCGGGCCATACTGCTTCCAATGAGGGACTGTAGAAAGGCGATCTGCCGCGAATTAACCTGCATCCGGCGAGCTTCTGTTTATAGCGCATATTCTCATTAACCGGCTGTTGCGACGTAAACAAATGGGGTGCGTAGTCAGAACGCGAGCCGCTATGCTGGACACAGCGGACGAAAGCCAACACGCCTTCACGGACAATCTCCACCCCGAACAGAATGGCATACAGCCGCTTGCCAAATTCGATCCGCTCCTTCAAATCCTTGAAGTCCTCCAGTATGAGACCCGCAAGCCTCATCATCCCTGCCTGCGGCGCTCCGTATGGCATGATCACCGCATTCGTCTGCATCGGCGCCTGCATCATGTACGCCATCGTTTTCAACACTTCTTCGCGATAGTAAGGGTCCTGTACGATACGATCTTCAATGAAATGCTGCTCATTCACAATCAAGGCCGTCGTCAGCACAGGCGAGTCCAGACGATGCCAGAATTGCGACCACACGGGTCCCATGAAGCGTGAAACATGGAATGCAGGCAGCAGATGAGTCAGTTCTCTGCCCTCCTTTCTCCCCGCTTCATACAGCAGCAATTGCGGATATGCATCTGCGAAAATGAGTGAATTGATTCTCTCCAGCATCTGGAACGTCGCATCCGCCTGCTGCTCGTCCAACAGTCGCGGCAGCAGCTCTCCCCGCAAGTCGGTCATATTGAAACCCCCGTTACGCGAAACCATATGCGCAAGCAGCGCCCAATGCAGTTCCGGACGGCGAAAATAGATTTCCCTGTAGGCTTCCGTTCGCGTAACATTATTTCGATTGGCCGCGGCCGTTTCCCTCCGGATCCGTTCGATCAGCGACCGTTCCCTATCTTCCGGCTGTAACGCCGGCGTATCCTCGTGTTCTCTGCCCTCGTCACGATCCGCTTCCCTTTCGAGAGCAGTCCACGCCGCTTTTAATGACTTGACTGCGGTCTCGCGCAGCTGAAGCGGTCTTGCCGAGCGGGATGACCGGTCCGATTGAGCTTGCTCAACCCGTTTACCCAGTAACCGGTCTTTAAACGCTTGAATTTGATATTTGAACCAACGCACGAAGCCGTTTAACCAATCGTGTGTATGTATATCCCGCCGATTCCCAGAATTCCCGCCCTTCATCGCTAACCTCCCTTCAAACTTGCTTCTAGCATTCAGTATGGGCAAGCAATGATTAGGTTAGCCGTCTATCCTCGCAGATATGAGAAGCGCATTTCATTTTCGTCCGGTTTTTATGACCGCTTTTGACAAAGGAGGACCCGTAGTATAATAAGTACGATGCAAGCGGAACGAATGTGGAACTACATGAAGGAGCGTGATTATTGATGTGCGGACGCTACACCATCACGGTATCGCTCGAGGAATTGATGCTTCGCTATTGGATAAATGAAACCAATGTCCCTTACCATCGCCCGAAATATAATGTCGCTCCGGGACAAATGATCCTTGCTATCGTTAATGACGGTGAACGCAACCGGCTTGGCGAGTTAAAATGGGGCCTGGTTCCTTCTTGGGCGGACGATCCGAAGATCGGCAGCAAAATGCTCAATGCAAGATCGGAAACCGTGTCCGATAAACCGGCATTCAAAACTTTAATTCGCCGCAAACGCTGTATCGTTCCGGCAGACGGCTTCTATGAGTGGCAAAAAGCGGGCGGAGTTAAGCAGCCGATGCGAATCGTTCACCGCGACCGAAGCCTGTTCAGCATGGCAGGGCTCTATGATACATGGCTTTCTCCGGATGGATCCAAGCTTAGCACCTGCACCATTTTGACAACGACGCCGAATTCGTTGATGGCGCCGATCCACGATCGGATGCCGGTCATATTGAGTCCCGAGAATGAGCTAATCTGGCTGGACCGGAGTCTACAAGATCCGCAGCGGTTTACCCCGCTCTTCCGTCCCTATCCTGCCGAGAATCTTGAGGCTTATCCCGTCGCTCCCGGAGTCGGCAATGTCAAGCTGGACGAGCCTGCCTGCATCGAACCGATTTCCGTTTAACTTTGATAATATGCTGAATCAATGATTATACATCTCGCCGCGCTAGCAGAATGTTCTTCCCGCCGCTGACGGTTCCCGGTTTTCTTTGCATGCTATTTTCCTTTTGCGAGAGACCATGCCGATGTAGAGGTGCTGTGCAACGTTCAGCAAAAAAAAACCGCTGACTTGGAAGTCAGCGGAACATGGCCCACAATTTCAACAGATGGAGGGTATTGTTCGGATCGATTTTTTGATTAATGACGAATGCAATCAGCTGCTCTTCCTGGGTTTCCGTTAAATTCTCCTGCAGGATGCCTGCCGAGATCCGGATCAGGCGGCGGACCTTCGTCCGGTCCTGCAAATCATACTTCGTTACGCCTTCTACGACTTTCTTCATGCGATCCTTCGTGACAGGATTCTTCATCTTCACCTTAACGCGTTCGATAAATTCCGGCCGAATGCCGTATTTGGTATAGCTCATTCTCGGCTTAGCACCTCCGTCCGGCTGCTCACAGCCATTCGTTCTACTATATGCCGCAAGCGGGATGAAGATATCTAGTCCAACAAATCGCCTGAAAAAAGTTGATCGCTCTTCAATCGATCATGAAGTCTGGCCAAAGCCGGCTCCGTCCAGAAATTCTCGCGATGAGTCAGGTCTGCTGCGTCATCGCGGGCTTCCTCCAGCACCGCGAAATCGCTAGACATGTCGGCGAGCTTGAAATCCGGTACGCCGCTCTGTTTCGTACCGAAGAAGTCGCCCGGCCCCCGCAGTTCAAGATCCCTCCTCGAGACTTCGAAGCCGTCGTCTGTCTCCGTCATGACCTTCATCCGTTCGCGTCCAACTTCGGACTTCGGATCCGCAATGAGCACGCAGTACGATTGATGGCCGCCCCGGCCCACTCGGCCGCGCAGCTGATGCAGCTGCGAGAGTCCGAATCGTTCCGCATCCATCACGATCATTAGCGTGGCATTCGGAACGTCTACCCCGACCTCGACGACCGTCGTCGCGACCAGCACCTGGGCTTCATTATCGGCGAAGGAACGCATGACCTCATCCTTCTCGGCAGCAGATAGCCGTCCATGCAGCAGGCCGACCTTAAGATCGGGGAACGCCTGCATTAGCTGTACATGCATATCAATTGCATTCTGCACGTCCAGCTTCTCCGATTCCTCTATTAAGGGACAGATGAAGTAGGCTTGTCTTCCAAGATCAACCTCGCGTCTAATAAATCCGAGCACGCGCTCGAGCATGTTATGCTTGACCCAGTAGGTTTGGATCGCCTTCCTGCCTTGCGGGCGTTCACGTAGCGTAGAGACATCCATATCGCCGAATGCCGTAATGGCAAGGGTGCGCGGAATCGGGGTCGCCGTCATCGTCAGGACGTCCGGATTGAGTCCCTTCCGACGTAATACGCTTCGCTGATTCACGCCGAAGCGATGCTGCTCATCCGTAACAACGAGCCCTAGGCTGCGGAAGTTAACCCCTTCTTGAATAATCGCATGGGTGCCGACGATCACATCGATCAACCCCATCTGCAAGCCCGCCAGAACGTCCCGGCGCCTGCGCTCGGTCATGCTGCCGGTTAATAGCCCAACCTCCAAGCCGACGCCCTCAAATACCTTCTGAAGCGATCTCATGTGCTGATCGGCCAAAATTTCGGTCGGCACCATAAGCGCCCCTTGATGCCCGGCTTTATAAGCCGCGAATAAGGCAATCGCAGCCACGACGGTTTTCCCGGAACCGACATCTCCCTGCAGCAGCCGATTCATGCAGTAGGACTGGCGCATATCGATTAATATCTCGTTGACGACCTTCTTCTGCGAATCGGTCAGTTCGAAGGGGAGCGTCTTGACGAAGGAGCGGATCGATTCCGCATCTACCACATGCGCGATACCGTCCATCCTATTACGAGTTAGCGACCGGTAGGCCTGCAGCTTAAGCTGGAACAGAAACAGCTCCTCATAAACGAGACGCCGTCTCGCCGCTTGTCCTTCATCGGTATCGCCCGGATTATGTATGCAGCGAATGGCATCACGAC carries:
- a CDS encoding SOS response-associated peptidase, whose amino-acid sequence is MCGRYTITVSLEELMLRYWINETNVPYHRPKYNVAPGQMILAIVNDGERNRLGELKWGLVPSWADDPKIGSKMLNARSETVSDKPAFKTLIRRKRCIVPADGFYEWQKAGGVKQPMRIVHRDRSLFSMAGLYDTWLSPDGSKLSTCTILTTTPNSLMAPIHDRMPVILSPENELIWLDRSLQDPQRFTPLFRPYPAENLEAYPVAPGVGNVKLDEPACIEPISV
- the proC gene encoding pyrroline-5-carboxylate reductase; amino-acid sequence: MTLISSSSGLKPETNSLRLCFYGAGSMAEAIVRGLLDRGLADPSRVSMLNRSNVDRLEELADRYGVQVSSEQDANAQRSMLREADVIFLSMKPKDAADAIRKLQGIVTSSQLIISVIAGLSIQTIQQLLGQKASIVRTMPNTSSTIGLGATGISFSSTVDDNQRQLAQAMFDSIGLTAIVDEPLIEAVTGVSGSGPAYVYFLMEAMIKAGTQLGLSDEAARELTVQTVLGAAQMVKSTGDNPAELRRKVTSPNGTTQAAIETLDKHDFTNGVIRAVARAAERASEMGADIERSALS
- the mtnB gene encoding methylthioribulose 1-phosphate dehydratase; the protein is MTIQDVRLEEKQQALAELRDIKSLFAARGWFPGTSGNLSIRVGEFEADNFQFAITASGKDKSISTPEDFLFVDQSGQACEKTSLKPSAETLIHSEIYRLTGCGAIFHIHSVFNSIVSELFWSRKSIPVDGVELIKAFNIWEEEAHIEIPIVSNFAHIPSIVPEITERLDPRIPGIMLRKHGIYAWGANAFEAKRHLEAFEFIFEYVYRWELLNRR
- a CDS encoding MerR family transcriptional regulator, with protein sequence MRMHIHEAAKLLGTTPRAIRFYEEKGLLAPVKSPENGYRSYEDTDINRLRWIVSLRELGLPITAIREAIASKEAAASPDDQHLLLSKLDESRQAIYREWSNLSQALQALDSVMRAGFHRGGLTLDDIEAAASHVREASAVRDSWHARIDYDGLAAQYREEAVLQSLAPHIDIRQYELAHRQVEQWLEPAEAEHGVDLGAGTGVLAERLTRDGAMMTAVEQSPAMLAILRKQHPDVEAKLGNLLALPFQQPSFHFAVSTFTLHTLDQREQLLALAEMDRILLPGGRICLAGLSDPASAAIAAIPEEASPDRLSTKNISRLAAELERRGYDTFISEPSSSIWILFAKQQIG
- a CDS encoding 2,3-diketo-5-methylthiopentyl-1-phosphate enolase; this encodes MTTSVCEATYRCYDDTADFHKKALGIAVGLTVGSWTDLPEARKAEMEKHLGRVVSVHVHEPEGFQPGERYADLTIAYPDVNFSRDIPALLVTVFGKLSMDGRIKLLDLNFSPAFTEAFPGPKFGVSGVRDRLGIHDRPLLMSIFKSVIGHDLTNLREQFYRQALGGVDLIKDDEILFENPLTPLEKRVETCMDAARQAEAETGQKLLYAVNLTGPTSQLAANAKRAIAAGANAILFNALAYGYDVLHELSSDPDIHVPIAAHPALAGAYYPSPHYGIAAPLLLGKLMRLAGADLVLFPSPYGSVVMPKEENLAVQSALIDPALPVRSSFPVPSAGIHPGLVPLILRDFGHEVVVNAGGGIHGHPMGTAAGGQAFRQAIAAAQDGISLPVAAAQPGNEALKAAIERWGFKE
- a CDS encoding DUF2515 domain-containing protein; translated protein: MKGGNSGNRRDIHTHDWLNGFVRWFKYQIQAFKDRLLGKRVEQAQSDRSSRSARPLQLRETAVKSLKAAWTALEREADRDEGREHEDTPALQPEDRERSLIERIRRETAAANRNNVTRTEAYREIYFRRPELHWALLAHMVSRNGGFNMTDLRGELLPRLLDEQQADATFQMLERINSLIFADAYPQLLLYEAGRKEGRELTHLLPAFHVSRFMGPVWSQFWHRLDSPVLTTALIVNEQHFIEDRIVQDPYYREEVLKTMAYMMQAPMQTNAVIMPYGAPQAGMMRLAGLILEDFKDLKERIEFGKRLYAILFGVEIVREGVLAFVRCVQHSGSRSDYAPHLFTSQQPVNENMRYKQKLAGCRLIRGRSPFYSPSLEAVWPDRPVEESRSDRDWFTAEAEVEPYFHKLPLPELFEVTEAYCHGLNEIELAVQAAERLGMLEKE
- a CDS encoding stage VI sporulation protein F gives rise to the protein MSYTKYGIRPEFIERVKVKMKNPVTKDRMKKVVEGVTKYDLQDRTKVRRLIRISAGILQENLTETQEEQLIAFVINQKIDPNNTLHLLKLWAMFR
- the recG gene encoding ATP-dependent DNA helicase RecG; this translates as MKLDEISVRQIKGVSAPKEQELHAFGVHSVADLLDYFPFRYEDYRIRGLAEAKDGEKVTIQGKIMSAATLQRYGKGKSRLSCKVAVDNLLVTAVWFNRHYLQEQLAAGREIVLTGKWEQRRLQMTVSESEFPDRGAVRSGSVQPVYSVGGSITQTWMRKTIHQALLQYGPMIEEILPLELVDKHLLMPRRDAIRCIHNPGDTDEGQAARRRLVYEELFLFQLKLQAYRSLTRNRMDGIAHVVDAESIRSFVKTLPFELTDSQKKVVNEILIDMRQSYCMNRLLQGDVGSGKTVVAAIALFAAYKAGHQGALMVPTEILADQHMRSLQKVFEGVGLEVGLLTGSMTERRRRDVLAGLQMGLIDVIVGTHAIIQEGVNFRSLGLVVTDEQHRFGVNQRSVLRRKGLNPDVLTMTATPIPRTLAITAFGDMDVSTLRERPQGRKAIQTYWVKHNMLERVLGFIRREVDLGRQAYFICPLIEESEKLDVQNAIDMHVQLMQAFPDLKVGLLHGRLSAAEKDEVMRSFADNEAQVLVATTVVEVGVDVPNATLMIVMDAERFGLSQLHQLRGRVGRGGHQSYCVLIADPKSEVGRERMKVMTETDDGFEVSRRDLELRGPGDFFGTKQSGVPDFKLADMSSDFAVLEEARDDAADLTHRENFWTEPALARLHDRLKSDQLFSGDLLD
- a CDS encoding 2-hydroxy-3-keto-5-methylthiopentenyl-1-phosphate phosphatase, translated to MTSRGTDAANKKRVIFCDFDGTITENDNIIAIIKHFNPPGWEPIVNDIIGQRKSVRQGVGELFRLIPSSMEREVIDYAVGNARIRGGFEELLAYSKANDIDFYVTSGGIDFFVHALLAPYGIPADHIFCNGSDFSGERIEITWPHPCDDHCSNDCGMCKPAIIRRFPAEQYTRILIGDSVTDFEGAKLADLVFARSHLIAKCKELGLPYHEFSTFHDVVEILQQQEANVR